Proteins encoded within one genomic window of bacterium:
- a CDS encoding DUF2252 domain-containing protein: MVNRKTGRKHDDLPAEAGRFQALMRSREQRLTDGAALRDRVRRRSHGEWKRPPKRRDPIAILEASNRDRLAELVPIRYGRMLRTPFTFLRGSAGLMAHDLAAMPSTGVRVQACGDCHLLNFGLFATPERNLIFDINDFDETLPAPWEWDVKRLAISFAVAARANRLSDAQARSAAAECVRAYRVRLRECSEMSPLDVWYDHLDAEQIIAMAPNARIRKARAQLVAQAQERLGDYLYPKISGEVGGRRRLIDQPPVLFHVFEEGRLHEIVHEAMTAYRASLPEERRVLFDRYRLEDLAIKAVGIGSVGTRCFVGLFFSAENHPLLLQFKEAGASVLERYAGKSAYENHGQRVVTGQRLMQSASDIFLGWTHGRGGRSFYARQLRDMKLSAPVEGATATQMHLYAELCGRTLARAHAKSGDAALISGYLGKSDAFDEAIGDLALAYADQTERDHAALVAAVRAGRLKAVIEEE, encoded by the coding sequence ATGGTGAACAGGAAGACAGGGCGGAAACACGACGATCTCCCCGCCGAGGCGGGCCGGTTCCAAGCGCTGATGCGGTCGCGCGAGCAACGGTTGACGGACGGCGCCGCGCTGCGCGATCGCGTCCGGCGGCGCAGTCACGGCGAATGGAAGCGGCCGCCGAAGCGCCGCGATCCGATCGCGATCCTCGAGGCATCGAACCGCGACCGCCTCGCCGAGTTGGTGCCCATCCGCTACGGGCGCATGCTGCGCACGCCGTTCACGTTCCTGCGCGGTTCCGCCGGACTGATGGCGCACGACCTCGCCGCCATGCCGAGCACCGGCGTCCGCGTCCAGGCCTGTGGCGACTGCCATCTGCTCAATTTCGGGCTGTTCGCGACGCCGGAGCGCAACCTGATCTTCGACATCAACGACTTCGACGAGACGCTGCCGGCGCCCTGGGAATGGGACGTGAAGCGCCTGGCGATCAGCTTCGCGGTGGCGGCGCGCGCCAACCGCCTGAGCGACGCGCAGGCCAGGTCGGCCGCCGCCGAGTGCGTGCGCGCCTATCGCGTCCGCCTGCGCGAATGTTCCGAGATGAGCCCGCTGGACGTCTGGTACGACCATCTCGATGCCGAGCAGATCATCGCCATGGCGCCGAACGCGAGGATCCGCAAGGCGCGCGCCCAACTCGTGGCGCAGGCGCAGGAGCGGCTCGGCGACTATCTCTACCCCAAGATCAGTGGCGAGGTCGGCGGTCGGCGGCGGCTGATCGACCAGCCGCCGGTGCTGTTTCACGTCTTCGAGGAAGGGCGCCTGCACGAGATCGTGCACGAGGCGATGACCGCCTATCGGGCCAGCCTGCCGGAGGAGCGCCGGGTGTTGTTCGACCGCTACCGCCTCGAGGATCTGGCGATCAAGGCGGTGGGGATCGGCAGCGTCGGCACGCGCTGCTTCGTGGGCCTGTTCTTCTCCGCCGAGAACCACCCCTTGCTGCTGCAGTTCAAGGAGGCGGGCGCCTCGGTGCTCGAGCGGTACGCCGGAAAGAGCGCGTACGAGAACCACGGCCAGCGCGTCGTCACCGGCCAGCGCCTCATGCAGTCGGCCAGCGACATCTTCCTCGGCTGGACGCACGGCCGCGGCGGTCGCTCCTTCTACGCCCGCCAGTTGCGCGACATGAAGCTCTCGGCGCCGGTCGAGGGGGCGACCGCGACCCAGATGCACCTGTACGCCGAGCTGTGCGGCCGCACGCTGGCGCGCGCCCACGCCAAATCCGGCGACGCGGCGCTGATCAGCGGCTATCTCGGCAAGTCCGACGCGTTCGACGAGGCGATCGGCGACCTGGCCCTCGCCTACGCCGATCAAACGGAACGGGATCACGCCGCCCTGGTCGCCGCCGTACGCGCCGGCCGCCTCAAGGCGGTGATCGAGGAGGAATAG
- the tadA gene encoding Flp pilus assembly complex ATPase component TadA has product MTGSLSAATPLHSLSAADTALLRFLFKHGLVDADTAAAAERSACDRNQHLVEALCDDGFVDETALVTLLQRELHLPRVDPSSSADVASLTDDAILTGHLAAVVGLDDTHMLLAMTNPFDHELIRQLRFAYNVRIEPAAVALSDLRAAFSSPAPADGAEATVAVKRREDSQSPIVKMAALLIERAVTQRASDIHLEPTADGLTIRYRIDGALEEVSRVSAAVRGPLTARLKVMARLDITERRVPQDGGLTMTVAGRAIDCRVSTLPTQYGEKVVIRLLDARRALVTLDELGLEAAELATLQEVLRHSEGLILTTGPTGSGKSTTLYAMLRAIQTPALNIVTVENPIEYRLPGINQTEVRERQGMTFAAALRSILRQDPDVILIGEIRDRETAEIAIQAAQTGHLVLSTLHTNDSIGAITRLQKLGIESELIASTLLLVIAQRLVRRVCPACAEPAPAETYASLRFAAALEPGAVRRGRGCVKCRQTGYLGRIGVYELLRTTNDVRRVIEDGGSETALRDLLRRQGSRTLMQVALDKIRLGLATPEEVAAVIKADEIARCRECGAELDERSGACAACDTTPAAAAAAAVTVAAPAPAAAPPDDRVISIQAGKAIGGGALLATAVRALSSAGGLDDLAAQDLELAIAESCALAADSDASGEVHLEVEVSRQHCRVCVWDRGAPWAWPGPGARMPDVDLLSSDIGPEVRAFVIRSAVDAVSYERAGDTNRLWLTKHAADDVRRAEPA; this is encoded by the coding sequence ATGACTGGCTCCCTCTCCGCGGCGACGCCGCTCCATTCCCTGTCGGCGGCGGACACGGCGCTGCTCCGATTCCTCTTCAAGCACGGCCTCGTCGATGCCGACACCGCCGCCGCCGCCGAGCGCAGCGCGTGCGACCGCAACCAGCACCTGGTCGAGGCGTTGTGTGACGACGGCTTCGTCGACGAGACCGCGCTGGTCACCCTGCTGCAGCGCGAGCTGCACCTGCCGCGGGTCGATCCCAGCAGCAGCGCCGACGTGGCGTCGCTGACCGACGACGCGATCCTCACCGGCCACCTCGCCGCCGTCGTCGGCCTCGACGACACCCACATGCTGCTGGCGATGACCAACCCGTTCGACCACGAGCTGATCCGCCAACTGCGCTTCGCCTACAACGTGCGCATCGAGCCGGCGGCGGTGGCGTTGAGCGACCTGCGGGCCGCGTTCTCGTCGCCCGCGCCGGCCGACGGCGCGGAGGCGACGGTCGCGGTCAAGCGCCGCGAGGACTCGCAGAGTCCGATCGTCAAGATGGCGGCATTGCTCATCGAGCGGGCAGTGACACAGCGCGCCAGCGACATCCATCTCGAACCGACGGCCGATGGGCTGACGATCCGCTACCGCATCGATGGCGCCCTGGAGGAGGTGTCGCGCGTCTCCGCCGCCGTCCGCGGCCCGCTGACGGCGCGTCTCAAGGTGATGGCGCGGCTCGACATCACCGAACGCCGCGTGCCGCAGGACGGCGGACTGACGATGACGGTCGCCGGTCGGGCGATCGACTGCCGGGTGTCGACGTTGCCGACGCAGTACGGCGAGAAGGTCGTGATCCGGCTGCTCGACGCGCGCCGCGCCCTGGTGACGCTGGACGAGCTCGGTCTCGAAGCGGCGGAGCTGGCGACCCTGCAGGAGGTGCTGCGTCATTCCGAGGGCCTGATCCTCACCACCGGACCGACCGGCAGCGGCAAGTCGACGACGCTCTACGCCATGCTGCGCGCCATCCAGACGCCGGCGCTGAACATCGTCACGGTCGAGAACCCGATCGAGTACCGCCTGCCGGGGATCAACCAGACCGAAGTGCGCGAGCGCCAGGGCATGACCTTCGCGGCCGCGCTCCGCTCCATCCTGCGCCAGGACCCCGACGTCATCCTCATCGGCGAGATCCGCGATCGCGAGACGGCGGAGATCGCCATCCAGGCGGCGCAGACCGGACACCTGGTGCTGTCGACGCTGCACACCAACGATTCGATCGGCGCCATCACCCGACTGCAGAAGCTCGGCATCGAGTCGGAGCTGATCGCGTCGACGCTGTTGCTGGTGATCGCGCAGCGGCTGGTCAGGCGGGTCTGCCCCGCCTGCGCCGAGCCGGCGCCCGCCGAGACCTATGCGTCGCTCCGCTTCGCCGCCGCGCTCGAGCCGGGCGCGGTGCGCCGCGGACGGGGATGCGTCAAATGCCGCCAGACCGGCTATTTGGGGCGCATTGGCGTCTACGAGCTGCTGCGCACCACCAACGACGTCCGACGGGTGATCGAGGACGGCGGCAGCGAGACGGCGCTGCGCGATCTCCTGCGCCGGCAGGGCTCGCGCACGTTGATGCAGGTGGCGCTCGACAAGATCCGCCTCGGTCTGGCCACGCCGGAGGAAGTGGCGGCGGTGATCAAGGCGGACGAGATCGCCCGCTGCCGCGAGTGCGGCGCCGAGCTCGACGAGCGCAGCGGCGCCTGTGCGGCGTGCGACACGACGCCGGCCGCCGCCGCGGCGGCAGCCGTCACGGTCGCCGCGCCGGCGCCGGCGGCCGCGCCGCCGGACGACCGCGTCATCAGCATCCAGGCCGGCAAGGCCATCGGCGGCGGCGCCCTGCTCGCGACCGCGGTGCGGGCGCTGAGCAGCGCCGGCGGTCTCGACGACCTGGCGGCGCAGGATCTCGAGCTGGCCATCGCCGAGAGCTGCGCCCTCGCCGCCGACAGCGACGCCAGCGGCGAGGTCCACCTCGAGGTCGAGGTGTCGCGGCAGCACTGCCGGGTCTGCGTCTGGGACCGCGGCGCGCCGTGGGCGTGGCCCGGACCGGGCGCCCGCATGCCCGACGTCGACCTGCTGTCGAGCGACATCGGTCCCGAGGTGCGCGCGTTCGTCATCCGCTCCGCGGTCGATGCCGTGAGCTACGAACGCGCCGGCGACACCAACCGCCTGTGGTTGACCAAGCACGCCGCGGACGACGTCCGGCGAGCGGAGCCGGCGTGA
- a CDS encoding dienelactone hydrolase family protein yields MSERSPIPITFERDGDAVHLTAIRPAGEGPFPGLILIPDVRGVSDHYLDVAARFAAEGFFTAVIDLYSREGAPTLADMPAVFAWIAALPDQRVLADLAGAADALAARREVRADAVGITGFCLGGQYALMAACRVPRLRACVSWYGMLRYAEHTERKPLSPLEMAPQLGCPYLGLFGAEDGLIPQADVEELRAILTRAGKLFDLRVYPGAGHAFFNDARPDAYRPEAAADAFPRAVRFLRAHLG; encoded by the coding sequence ATGAGCGAACGCAGCCCCATCCCGATCACCTTCGAGCGCGATGGCGATGCCGTGCACCTGACGGCGATCCGGCCCGCCGGGGAGGGGCCCTTCCCGGGGCTGATCCTCATTCCGGACGTGCGCGGCGTGTCGGATCACTACCTCGACGTCGCGGCGCGCTTCGCGGCGGAGGGGTTCTTCACCGCCGTGATCGATCTGTACAGCCGGGAGGGCGCGCCGACGCTCGCCGACATGCCGGCGGTGTTCGCCTGGATCGCGGCGCTGCCCGATCAGCGCGTGCTCGCCGACCTGGCCGGGGCGGCGGACGCGCTGGCGGCGCGCCGCGAGGTGCGCGCCGATGCGGTCGGCATCACCGGCTTCTGCCTCGGCGGTCAGTACGCGCTGATGGCCGCCTGCCGCGTGCCGCGCCTGCGCGCCTGCGTGAGCTGGTACGGCATGCTGCGCTACGCCGAGCACACCGAGCGCAAGCCGCTCAGCCCGCTCGAGATGGCGCCGCAACTCGGCTGTCCGTACCTCGGCCTGTTCGGCGCCGAGGACGGTCTCATCCCGCAGGCCGACGTCGAGGAGCTGCGCGCGATTCTCACCCGCGCCGGCAAGTTGTTCGACCTGCGCGTCTACCCCGGGGCCGGTCACGCTTTCTTCAATGATGCGCGCCCCGACGCCTACCGTCCGGAGGCCGCCGCCGACGCCTTCCCGCGCGCCGTGCGCTTCCTGCGCGCTCACCTCGGCTAG
- a CDS encoding FAD-dependent oxidoreductase gives MAAADIAIIGAGVIGCAIARELAGRGAGRIVVIDRGEPGGEASGAAAGMLAVASSRARRGALADLKRASAALAAPFAAALAAETGIEVEYAANGVLDLAFSSREAERLDRFATRQRERGFAVELLDGDAVRARHPEINPAVRAAARFADDASLNAGRLVEALHVAAARRGVEFRLGTPLRRIVARRRRVEALAVGDDLLPVGRVVIAAGAWSGAVGSLLRAPIPVCADRGEMLAVRPRAPLALPMFWGDACLVPRPSGEVLIGSTSAPRARAKMVTAAGAALLLGRAVRMVPELADAPVTRVWSGLRPLSRLGRPLLGPLRGWDNVTLACGHHRTGVLLAPITARLIAELLLEGATSIDLQPFCSR, from the coding sequence ATGGCGGCGGCGGACATCGCGATCATCGGCGCCGGCGTGATCGGCTGCGCCATCGCCCGCGAGCTGGCGGGTCGCGGCGCCGGGCGCATCGTCGTCATCGACCGCGGCGAGCCGGGCGGCGAGGCCTCCGGTGCCGCCGCCGGCATGCTGGCGGTGGCCAGCAGTCGGGCCCGGCGCGGCGCGCTCGCCGACCTCAAGCGCGCCAGCGCGGCGCTGGCGGCGCCGTTCGCCGCCGCGCTCGCCGCGGAGACCGGGATCGAGGTCGAGTACGCCGCCAACGGCGTCCTCGACCTCGCCTTCTCCAGTCGCGAGGCCGAGCGGCTCGACCGCTTCGCGACCCGTCAGCGCGAGCGCGGTTTCGCGGTCGAGCTGTTGGACGGCGACGCGGTGCGCGCCCGCCATCCCGAGATCAACCCCGCGGTGCGGGCGGCGGCGCGCTTCGCGGACGACGCATCGCTCAACGCCGGGCGACTGGTGGAGGCGCTGCACGTCGCGGCGGCGCGCCGCGGCGTCGAGTTCCGCCTCGGCACGCCGCTGCGCCGCATCGTCGCGCGCCGCCGCCGGGTGGAAGCGCTGGCCGTCGGCGACGACCTGCTGCCCGTCGGCCGGGTGGTGATCGCCGCCGGCGCCTGGTCCGGCGCCGTGGGCTCGCTGCTGCGGGCGCCGATTCCGGTCTGCGCCGACCGCGGCGAGATGCTGGCCGTCCGGCCGCGGGCGCCGCTGGCGCTGCCGATGTTCTGGGGCGACGCCTGCCTGGTGCCGCGGCCGAGCGGCGAGGTGCTGATCGGCAGCACCAGCGCGCCGCGGGCGCGCGCCAAGATGGTGACCGCGGCGGGCGCGGCGCTGCTGCTCGGCCGCGCCGTGCGCATGGTGCCGGAGCTCGCCGACGCGCCGGTGACTCGCGTCTGGTCGGGCCTGCGCCCGCTCTCCCGCCTCGGCCGGCCGCTGCTCGGCCCGCTGCGCGGCTGGGACAACGTCACGCTCGCCTGCGGCCACCACCGCACCGGCGTGCTGCTGGCGCCGATCACCGCCCGCCTCATCGCCGAGCTGCTGCTCGAGGGCGCGACCAGCATCGACCTGCAGCCGTTCTGCTCGCGCTGA